A genomic stretch from Caloenas nicobarica isolate bCalNic1 chromosome 3, bCalNic1.hap1, whole genome shotgun sequence includes:
- the PDIA6 gene encoding protein disulfide-isomerase A6 encodes MGVRDAGRLWWGTVSCTLFLAVNGLYSASDDVIELTPTNFNKEVIQSESLWLVEFYAPWCGHCQRLTPEWKKAATALKGVVKVGAVDADKHQSLGGQYGVRGFPTIKIFGANKNKAEDYQGGRTSDAIVDAALSALRSLVKDRLSGRSGGYSSGKQSRESGGGDKKDVIELTDDSFDKNVINSDDVWMVEFYAPWCGHCKNLEPEWAAAATEVKEQTKGKVKLAAVDATVNQMLASRYGIRGFPTIKIFQKGEDPVDYDGGRTRSDIVARALDLFSDNAPPPELLEITSEDVLKSTCDAHQLCIISVLPHILDTGASGRNSYLDVMLKMAEKYKKKMWGWLWTEAGAQSDLESSLGIGGFGYPAMAAVNARKMKFALLKGSFSEQGINEFLRELSVGRGSTAPVGGGAFPKIHSVEPWDGKDGELPVEDDIDLSDVDLDDWDKDEL; translated from the exons GCACAGTGAGCTGCACATTATTCCTGGCAGTTAATGGTTTGTATTCGGCCAGTGATGATGTGATAGAGCTAACACCAACTAACTTCAACAAGGAGGTCATTCAGAGTGAGAGCCTGTGGCTCGTGGAATTCTACGCCCCATG gtgtggTCATTGTCAAAGACTAACCCCTGAGTGGAAGAAAGCAGCAACAGCATTAAAA GGTGTAGTGAAAGTAGGTGCAGTAGATGCAGATAAGCATCAGTCCTTGGGTGGACAATATGGAGTCAGAGGGTTTCCAACTATCAAGATATTTGGagccaacaaaaacaaagcagaggatTATCAAG GTGGCAGGACAAGTGACGCCATTGTTGATGCTGCTTTAAGTGCTCTCCGGTCCCTGGTGAAAGACCGTCTTAGTGGCAGAAGCGGAGGATATAGTTCTGGGAAACAG AGCCGAGAAAGCGGAGGTGGAGATAAAAAGGATGTGATTGAACTGACTGATGACAGCTTTGATAAGAACGTCATAAATAGTGATGATGTGTGGATGGTGGAGTTTTATGCCCCATGGTGTGGGCACTGCAAAAA CTTGGAGCCAGaatgggcagctgctgccactgagGTGAAGGAACAAACAAAGGGCAAAGTAAAGCTGGCTGCAGTAGATGCAACAGTCAATCAGATGCTGGCAAGCCGATATGGG ATTCGTGGATTTCCCACaattaaaatattccagaaaggaGAAGACCCTGTTGATTATGATGGTGGCAGAACTAGATCTGATATTGTTGCTCGTGCTCTGGATCTGTTTTCTGATAATGCCCCACCACCTGAGCTCCTGGAG ATAACTAGTGAAGATGTTCTGAAGAGCACCTGTGATGCTCATCAGCTCTGCATCATTTCTGTCCTGCCTCATATTCTTGATACAG GAGCTTCAGGACGGAATTCTTACCTGGATGTCATGTTAAAAATggctgaaaaatacaaaaagaaaatgtgggg GTGGCTGTGGACAGAAGCAGGTGCTCAGTCAGATCTTGAGAGTTCCTTGGGGATTGGAGGCTTTGGGTATCCAGCGATGGCAGCTGTTAATGCTCGGAAAATGAAGTTTGCCCTTCTGAAAGGATCATTCAGTGAGCAAGGGATTAATGAGTTTCTCAG GGAACTATCTGTTGGTCGTGGCTCTACAGCACCAGTAGGTGGTGGAGCTTTCCCTAAAATTCATTCAGTTGAACCTTGGGATGGCAAAGATGGTGAG CTTCCAGTTGAAGATGATATCGATCTCAGTGATGTGGATCTGGATGACTGGGATAAAGATGAGCTGTGA